The following proteins are encoded in a genomic region of Arcobacter suis CECT 7833:
- a CDS encoding sulfite exporter TauE/SafE family protein, whose amino-acid sequence MDELILGLITFFTSTIAGIVGVGGGMMLIVILPSFLPLNALIPIHGLTQVSSNLSRAIFGYKDVQYEVIPKFLLGSAIGIGMFAAVLNLISLEYVPLFIGVYILLSLWSEKFNEKIKRYESYFLAGFFQTGLSMVVGATGPLTMTLLFKDYEDKNKVVATGAALMSITHILKVFVFMYFGFVFFDYIGVIVAMIIGAISGSWVATKLRDKIDGKKFTMILKVLLSALAIQVIVKVFL is encoded by the coding sequence ATGGATGAATTGATTTTAGGACTAATTACATTTTTTACTTCTACAATTGCTGGAATTGTTGGAGTTGGTGGAGGTATGATGTTAATAGTAATTTTACCTTCATTTTTACCTTTAAATGCTTTGATACCTATTCATGGTTTGACTCAAGTTTCAAGTAATTTAAGTCGAGCAATATTTGGATATAAAGATGTTCAATATGAAGTAATTCCAAAATTTTTATTAGGTTCAGCTATTGGTATTGGAATGTTTGCAGCAGTTTTAAATCTAATTTCCCTTGAATATGTTCCTTTATTTATTGGAGTTTATATTTTATTGTCTTTATGGTCAGAAAAATTTAATGAAAAAATCAAAAGATACGAGAGTTATTTCCTTGCAGGTTTTTTTCAAACAGGTCTTTCAATGGTTGTAGGAGCTACTGGACCACTTACTATGACACTTTTATTCAAAGATTACGAAGATAAAAATAAAGTTGTAGCAACTGGAGCTGCACTTATGAGTATTACACATATTTTAAAAGTATTTGTATTTATGTATTTTGGTTTTGTATTTTTTGATTATATTGGAGTGATAGTTGCTATGATTATTGGTGCAATTAGTGGAAGTTGGGTTGCTACAAAACTAAGAGATAAAATAGATGGTAAAAAATTTACTATGATTTTAAAAGTATTACTTTCAGCTTTAGCTATTCAAGTTATTGTAAAAGTATTTTTATAA
- a CDS encoding exodeoxyribonuclease III — translation MATYKFISWNVNGVRAVDKKEALKWIDEHDVHLLGLQETKSMKEQIPKTIFNKQFKTMTASASAIKGRSGTALFTDIETTFECNCPTVDILDEGRINEVHFTLGDKDIAFFNVYFPNGQSKEERLVYKMEFYDRFLEHCESLKKQGKSIIVCGDVNTAHKEIDLARPKANEQTSGFLPMERQWIDKFLSFGYVDTLRHVVGDKTDLYSWWSYRANARENNVGWRIDYFYVSEDLKDYVKDAYILADIYGSDHCPIALEMEF, via the coding sequence ATGGCTACATATAAATTTATTTCATGGAATGTAAATGGCGTAAGAGCCGTTGATAAAAAAGAGGCTTTAAAATGGATAGATGAACATGATGTTCACCTTTTAGGACTTCAAGAAACAAAATCTATGAAAGAACAAATCCCAAAAACAATTTTTAATAAACAGTTCAAAACAATGACAGCAAGTGCCTCAGCAATAAAAGGAAGAAGTGGAACTGCCCTATTTACTGATATTGAAACTACATTTGAGTGTAACTGTCCTACTGTGGATATTTTAGATGAAGGAAGAATAAACGAAGTTCATTTCACACTTGGAGATAAAGATATCGCATTTTTTAATGTATATTTTCCAAATGGTCAAAGTAAAGAAGAAAGACTGGTTTATAAAATGGAGTTTTATGATAGATTTTTAGAACATTGTGAAAGCTTAAAAAAACAAGGAAAATCAATCATAGTTTGTGGAGATGTAAATACAGCTCACAAAGAAATAGACCTAGCACGACCAAAAGCAAATGAACAAACATCGGGATTTTTACCAATGGAGAGACAATGGATAGATAAATTTCTATCTTTTGGATATGTAGATACTTTAAGACATGTAGTTGGTGATAAAACTGACCTTTATAGCTGGTGGAGTTACCGAGCAAACGCAAGAGAAAATAATGTTGGCTGGAGAATCGATTATTTTTATGTAAGTGAAGATTTAAAAGATTATGTTAAAGATGCCTATATTTTGGCTGATATTTATGGAAGTGACCATTGCCCAATTGCTTTAGAGATGGAATTTTAA
- a CDS encoding MarR family winged helix-turn-helix transcriptional regulator, giving the protein MKRKHIDKFYNTTIKSREFEIFALTLPITLIHKNMFNESEHFFKTQYDLLHSHIDVLASLYFDDNPLSPTDLYDATIFSSGGMTKVLKKLEERNLIKREASSSDKRSMLISLTMQGRELIENCMVEIAKAKEKKFSILTQKEKEDLKNILSKITYSFI; this is encoded by the coding sequence ATGAAAAGAAAACACATAGATAAATTTTATAATACTACCATCAAATCAAGAGAATTTGAGATTTTTGCATTAACTTTACCAATAACATTAATTCATAAAAATATGTTTAATGAAAGTGAGCATTTTTTTAAAACACAATATGATTTATTACATTCTCATATTGATGTATTAGCTTCTTTATATTTTGATGATAACCCTTTATCACCAACTGATTTATATGATGCAACGATATTTTCTTCTGGAGGAATGACAAAAGTTTTAAAAAAACTTGAAGAAAGAAACCTCATTAAAAGAGAAGCATCTTCTAGTGATAAAAGAAGTATGCTTATAAGTTTAACTATGCAAGGTAGAGAGTTAATAGAAAATTGTATGGTAGAAATTGCAAAAGCTAAAGAAAAAAAATTTAGTATTTTAACTCAAAAAGAGAAAGAAGATTTGAAAAATATTCTTTCAAAAATCACTTACTCTTTTATTTGA
- a CDS encoding TolC family protein, which yields MKKIYFIFLIPLFLSAQNLEELINLSIQNKLVDSSQKSLDSIKDEYESVKSGYMPSLDVGAGHSTTDKETASVPKKSSKVYGSLSYELYDGGKKSDTYDSYESSIKGSEQSVEALKNDISLDVINYYYKYLSYISQKDAKIKEIEQLESQLTRLSRFLDAGTTTEDEVQKIISRLENSKVTLQEIELEMITITHNLEYITGQTVSIDAGSNVKELENDAQTDLRFDLKSTEFNLESKLASARSEKSGYLPTITLDNTYSYYDSNFDNSTYESNALDHQNVLSANLKWNIFSFGETKYKYESKYKDYLSSKSKYEYEKNKGNVDLQLALKSYDISKAKIKSSEANLKAATTAYDVIKSKYESGLIDNVSFLESLSEKYTALSQLKTSQNDLEIKKAKILYYSGKKLEEYIK from the coding sequence TTGAAAAAAATATATTTTATTTTTTTAATTCCTCTTTTTTTATCCGCTCAGAATTTGGAAGAGTTAATTAATTTATCTATACAAAATAAACTAGTTGATTCTTCTCAAAAGAGTTTAGATTCAATAAAAGATGAATATGAAAGCGTAAAAAGTGGTTATATGCCAAGCTTAGATGTTGGAGCAGGTCATTCTACAACTGATAAAGAAACAGCTAGTGTCCCTAAAAAATCATCAAAAGTTTATGGAAGTTTGAGTTATGAACTTTATGATGGTGGTAAAAAATCTGATACCTATGATAGTTATGAATCATCTATAAAAGGTAGTGAACAATCAGTAGAAGCATTAAAAAATGATATTTCATTGGATGTTATAAATTATTACTACAAATATCTATCTTATATTTCACAAAAAGATGCAAAAATAAAAGAGATAGAACAGCTAGAATCGCAATTAACAAGATTATCAAGATTTTTAGATGCAGGTACAACAACAGAAGATGAAGTTCAAAAAATTATTTCAAGATTAGAAAATTCAAAAGTTACTTTACAGGAAATAGAACTTGAAATGATAACTATAACTCATAATTTAGAGTATATTACAGGACAAACTGTTTCAATTGATGCAGGTTCAAATGTAAAAGAACTAGAAAATGATGCTCAAACTGATTTAAGATTTGATTTAAAATCTACAGAATTTAACTTAGAATCAAAACTTGCAAGTGCAAGAAGTGAAAAAAGTGGTTATTTACCAACAATAACACTTGATAATACATATTCATATTATGATTCAAATTTTGATAATAGTACATATGAAAGCAATGCTTTAGATCATCAAAATGTTTTATCTGCAAATTTAAAATGGAATATATTTTCTTTTGGAGAAACTAAATATAAATATGAATCAAAATATAAAGATTATTTAAGTTCAAAATCAAAATATGAATATGAAAAAAATAAAGGTAATGTTGATTTACAATTAGCACTTAAATCTTATGATATTTCAAAAGCAAAAATTAAATCTTCAGAAGCTAATTTAAAAGCTGCAACTACAGCCTATGATGTAATCAAATCAAAATATGAAAGTGGATTGATTGATAATGTATCATTTTTAGAAAGTTTAAGTGAAAAATATACAGCGCTTAGCCAGTTAAAAACATCGCAAAATGATTTAGAAATCAAAAAAGCAAAAATACTTTACTATAGTGGTAAAAAATTAGAGGAATATATAAAATGA
- a CDS encoding efflux RND transporter periplasmic adaptor subunit encodes MRKSIIAIAFIFLGLNTLNAEETKVVAEAPALPVQTFTVTKQENTTSKTYPTILKAYEQVNVMARVTGILKEKHFKEGDFVKKGALLYKIEPDTYLANLNIKKAEFTKAKKDYERAKSLIASKSISLQAFDDYTYQYESSKAALDEAQINLNYTNVTAPIDGIIGIKKFDIGDLVGKNDDSSLLLTITNSNPIHAEFSLPKDDMNEFLSQIKSKKIKIKLITNGKTYEDGQIDFIAPTIDTNTDTLLLRAKFDNSDNELIVGNFTKIEISNLSLGDVFIVPENAVLKTAKATMVFVVDENNIAKVRPVVTGDLVKTGMVIKDGLKPNEQIVTSNFAKLRPNTKVQILNKEK; translated from the coding sequence ATGAGAAAATCAATAATAGCAATAGCATTTATTTTTTTAGGATTAAATACATTAAATGCAGAAGAGACAAAAGTAGTAGCTGAAGCCCCTGCTTTACCTGTTCAAACTTTTACAGTAACAAAACAAGAAAATACTACAAGTAAAACTTATCCAACTATTTTAAAAGCATATGAACAAGTTAATGTTATGGCAAGGGTTACTGGAATATTAAAAGAAAAACATTTTAAAGAAGGTGATTTTGTAAAAAAAGGAGCTTTACTTTATAAAATAGAGCCTGATACTTATTTAGCAAACCTAAATATAAAAAAAGCTGAATTTACAAAAGCAAAAAAAGATTATGAAAGAGCAAAATCTCTAATAGCTTCAAAATCTATCAGTTTACAAGCTTTTGATGATTATACATATCAATATGAAAGCTCAAAAGCGGCACTAGATGAAGCACAAATAAACCTTAATTATACAAATGTAACAGCTCCAATTGATGGAATTATTGGAATTAAAAAATTTGATATTGGTGATTTAGTAGGGAAGAATGATGATAGTTCACTGCTACTTACAATTACAAATTCAAATCCTATTCATGCAGAATTTTCTTTACCTAAAGATGATATGAATGAATTTTTATCACAAATAAAAAGTAAAAAAATAAAAATAAAATTAATCACAAATGGTAAAACTTATGAAGATGGACAAATTGATTTTATTGCACCAACAATAGATACAAATACTGATACTCTACTTTTAAGAGCAAAATTTGATAACTCTGATAATGAATTAATAGTTGGTAATTTTACAAAAATAGAGATTTCAAATTTATCTTTAGGAGATGTTTTTATTGTTCCTGAAAATGCTGTATTAAAAACTGCTAAAGCTACTATGGTTTTTGTAGTTGATGAAAACAATATAGCAAAAGTTAGACCTGTTGTTACAGGAGATTTAGTAAAAACTGGAATGGTTATTAAAGATGGTTTAAAACCAAATGAACAAATTGTAACTAGTAATTTTGCAAAATTAAGACCTAATACAAAAGTTCAAATACTGAATAAAGAGAAATAA